A region of the Dreissena polymorpha isolate Duluth1 chromosome 6, UMN_Dpol_1.0, whole genome shotgun sequence genome:
aaaaaaattcaaaataaaaaaacacattttgcatCAAGCTGGGTTGGTATTTCAATATCAAAATTGACAGCTTTtgttgctttttatgcccccagcaTCTTGATGATCGTCCTTCCATATTTACGTCTGTCTCTGTCCGTGACATGGTTAATTATTCAGAAGTGCCATTTCTTGGTTAACTAGATTTTACCGTTTCGTCTAGCGTTAACTCAATTGCTGGTATAGTTGCTGAAGAACATACCTTATAATTTACTTATTGCTAGTTTTATGATTATCAACTAAAAGGGCCGTTCATATTGCCCACAAGACTCTAATGACTTGTTGATCTACTTTTTCAGACTCTCCTTCACCTACAAATGGCAGGGTTTCAAAGGAGTTGGGGTCGTTATTTGGACCAAGTAGATCAAGGTTTAGTAGTCGGCAGAACAGACGACCATCCAATGTAAAAACTAGAACATGGACTGCTAAATTTTATTGTCTAGCTGACAAGCACAAACAAAACGTTCCAACTTCTTGTGAAAAAATGCTCTTAGGAAAATGTGGGTTGggcttaaaaaaatacaattttcatgTCTTGATGATGAAACACAGGTGTACACAAAGATAACAACAGAATTTCCAAAATTACAAAGTTGTGGAGGGGTGGAGCTGCTGCGCTCTATGAGCAATTGCCGTATGTTACAAGTAATTGATGGAAAATGGGATGTGGAGACATTAAAAAGCTCTGTAGGAAGCCAGTGTAACATTTACATAAGACCTATTCAGAAGAGTATAAGTGTAGAAATTGACACTGAAGAATCAAAAAATCAAATTCAAGAAATGTGttacatttgtttgaaaaatatttgtCTTGTTGACCTTAGACATCACATTGAAGAATGTGGTCTCATGAACCCTGTTCACTGCCTTGAGGAATGTCAAGACAACAGCACATGTGTAGCAGTCACAGAGCCTGTTACAGTAACTGTATTAAACATGCATCATGAAAGTATAGACTATGTCCCAAACATGGTTTATGACAGTGAAACCTTTTATCAAACAGATGAGAACATTATCCCTGCATTGGATCTGCAAAATGAAAATGTGGTAATTCAGTCAGATGACAACAACTCATCAACATTAGATCTCCAGACAAGGAGTATAAATTCAATTGTTGCATTTGCTGTTGAAGAACTAGTCAGTAAGAAGATTGATAACCCAGTAGAAATGCTAAGGTTTCTTCAATCAGTAGTTGTTACTGGTAGAAAACTTGATATAGATTCTTCAACTGACAGTATTGATGGTGAAACAAACTTCATCAACATAGACAGACAAAACATTCTGGAGACCGCTATGGATGAAATTAAAGCAATTGCCAATCCCAGACTGACATTGGAGGTACAGTTTTATGGGGAGGTAAGTTTGTACATCATTGAAGTTGTAAAGTATGAACAATCTTGGcttatatttgtttcatatttgatgttatgcgtagttgttctttcactcatgtgaatagtcttagtaataacaaacacaaatgtgcGCTATACTCTTTAATGATGTTACTACGTTGGTGGCTCAAGTGAGACTGGCTTATCAGCTCACTGTACAATGTAATAGTAAGGTTATTCAAGCATGCAACTATCTATAGTCTGTATCTAGTTACACTATGCAACATCCCCTTTGTTTTGTTAAGAtggaaatttgtcttcaataaaagtttgttataacatattaacaattaatcatatttatgttaatattaataatttgatgTTTTGATCAATGTAACATAAACATCAACAACATTCTGAACATTTATTTAGTCCATTCATTTTCTGCGTATCGCTGACTCGGCTGCACTATTCTACCTGATCGTGTCTGATAAGGGAAATGGGCTTATCTACAGGTACAGAGGGATGTTGAATATTCAATGCACTATTGTTTGTTGGTTGTTTGACCTGTTTATCAGTGCTTGAATGATTTCTTGCCAAAACATCAGGTGTAAAATCTGATATCTCTGGGAAATCCTCATTGGTTCTGATGAGGTAGAGGCGATTTCTCCGGTAAACCTGACCAGAAGGTGTTTGTATTATGTAAGAGTTAGCATTGTGTATTTCGATAACCTTAGCTGGTTTCCAGAGATTTCCTATCTGGAACCTCACAGTTTCATTCAAATGTAATCTGGGGAGCGGTTTTGCGGTTTTGTCATgattgtttttctgtttatttttggaAGTTTGAATTGAAGATCGGACAAAGTCTGGGTTAACGACTTTAGGCAGAAGCTGGGTAACCGTTGTAGGCATAATTGACCTAGTTATCCTACTCATCAGCAACTGCACGGGTGACCGATTGCAATCTGAGAGTGGAGTGTTCTTATACTCTAGCAAGACTAAGTATGGTTCATGGCCACTGTCTTTTGCTTTTTGTAGCAGTCTTTTTACAGTTTGTACTGTCCGTTCAGCAAGTCCGTTTGACTTTGGATAATGTGGACTAGATGTGACATGCGCAATATGCCATGATTTGACAAAATTTCGAAATACGTCCGATGTATACTGAGATCCGTTGTCACTGAAAATACGCATCGGAATGTCATGGGTACTGAAGCGTGACTTCAGTTTTCTGACAACTGTTGTGGACAGCATGTCCGGAAGTTTGTCTATTTCAAAGTATCTGCTGTAGTAGTCTACTACGAGCAAATAGTCATTTCCATCAAAATGGAAAATGTCTGTGGCAACCTCCTGCCATGGACCCTGCGGAATTTCATGGGGTGTTAACGGTTCTTTTTGGTTTGAGTTTCTATGCGATAAGCAAATTGTACAGCTCATTATGTACTCAGTAATTTGCTTGCACATTCCTGGCCAGAACATACCGTCTTTGGCTCTTTGTGTGCTTTTTTCAATGCCCATGTGACCTAAATGAACTTGTTCTAACATGTGTGGTCGGAGTCTCTTGGGAATGACCAGTGTCTGCCCTCTAAAAATTAGGTCATCGGCTGTCGAAAGTTCGTCCCTGTGATTGAAATACTCGCGTATCATGTCAGGGCAATCTGACCTAGAACTTGGCCATCCTCTAACTATAGTCTGTTTCAGGGCTATCATCTGTAGGTCAGTTCTTGTCTCGTTTCTCACGTTTTCTAGACTTCGGTCAGTATAGGTCATGCTCGAGAGCACCGTGTGAACGTGAAGGTCAAGACCTTCGATTTCAGAACAGTCTGACATTGGCTGTCGTGACAGGAAATCCCCGATGGGAACTTCTTTCCCGCTCACATGTCTAACATCAAGGTCATATTTTTGCAAACTAAGCATCATCCTTTGCAAACGAGGTGGTGCTGCATGTAATGGCTTCTTCATGATCGCAGATAAGGGCTTATGGTCAGAATGAACAATTACATGTCTGCCATATATGTACTGGTGAAAACGCTGGCATGCAAACACTATAGCTAGCATTTCACGTTCAATGTTTGCATAATTTCGTTCTATCTGTGTCAATGTCTTAGATGCATATGCAACTGGCTTACCATCTTGCATAATCGCTGCACCTACACCGTTCATTGAAGCGTCACATTCAATGTAAACCGGCTTCTTGGGGTCAAAATAAGCTAGCACTGGGCTTTGTGTTATGACCTGCTTAACTTTAGAAAAGGCATCTGATTGTGGCTGATCCCATACAAATTTAACGTCTTTTTTTAGAAGCAATTTCAATGGGCTTGTTATTTCAGCCAAATTTGGGGCAAATTTCTGCAGATAAGTAACCATACCCAAAAATGTTTCAAGTTCGCCGCATGTCTTTGGTGCTTCTACATTGACACATGCCTCAATCTTAGTACTGTCTGGTTTCAGTCCAGATGACGTGATGACGTGACCAAAGAATGGTACTTCGGACAATCCAATACGACATTTGTCGGGATTAAATTTTATGCTATTTTCACGTGCACGCTGAAGCGTAGCAGTGAGATTTCTGTCATGCTCAATTCTTGTACGTCCACTTATTAATATGTCGTCAACTATTGTGCGTACACCTGACAGGTCCCCGAATATCTCCttaattttctgtacaaaaatgtcCTGAGATGATTTTATCCCAAAAGGAAGTCGGAGATAACGATATCTGCCAAATGGGGTACTGAATGTTGTTAGGTAAGATGACTCTTCGTCAAGCCTTACACTCCAGTAAGCATGTGTAATGTCTATTAGACTGAAATATTTGCATTTAGCTAACTGTGACGTCACGTCGTCAAGTGTTGGCATAGGATAATGTGGTCTTCGAATAGCGTCATTCAGTGCTTTTGGGTCAAGACAAATTCTTAACTGTCCAGTGTTCGGCTTTTCAACCACTACAAGTGAATTTACCCAGTCTGTGGGTGTATTGACCTAAGCAATTATGTCATTGTTTTCCATTCGGTCAAGCTCTTCGCGTAGTCTATTGCGTAATGCTTCCGGAACTCTCCTAGGAGGATTAACGACTGGTATAGCATCTGGCTTCAAATGAAGCTTGCAAGTGCCAGGGGTGACCCCAATACCTTCAAAGTGGTCTTTGTAATCTGATAACTCACTTTCTTTATTTAATTCTTGGGATGGGCTATCAACAGTACATGTCAGCTGAATTAACCCTAGATCGGTTGATGAACTCAGGTTTAAGAGAGGTACCGACGGGGAATCTACAACATGAAACCACGTGCTCACAGTTTTGTCTTTGTGTGAACATCGCAATTTGATTTTCCCTACAACTGGAAGTCTGTTACCTGTATCGGCAGTCAAAATGTCAGTAGGGGGTTCCAATGGGGAATGAATTTTCAGACCATTAAACTCTTTCTTCGGCAGAATGTTTACTGAACTTCCAGTATCAATTTTAAAACTAATGGGACATTTATTAGGGCCAATGGGGAGACGAATCATTGCACGATCGGTAGAACAAAATGTGCTTACCGTGTCAATATTGAATCCATCTACATCCGATGTTACATCATGGCTTGTTGTGTCATTGTCCACAGtgtgtatattattatttatagaaCGACAACACTTTGCGAAATGGTTAAGTTTGTTGCACTTGCGGCACTGCTTTCCTTTTGCTGGACAATGTCCAAAGTTGTGAAATGTATCACAGTTGAAACACGGCTTGTGTTTGGTAGGTAGACTTGGACCTGCATCAGTAGCTGTCGTCCGACGTTGTTGTCGTTGGCGATGCGGTTGCATCGGTCTCGGGTGCACTGGCCTGGATCGGCACGCGTCTACTTCGTTGTTCATGGAGCGCAGCTGCTCGCTTGAGTACTCCAGACTTTGCGCAGTCTGTACGGCTACATCGAGTGTCAACCCTGCACCGATATTGATTAGCTTCTCGCGTAACTTTGGCGAATTTGTGCCAAGAACGAACCTATCTCTAATTATTTCGTCCGTCTTTTCGGCAAAGTTGCAGTCTTGTGCAATAAGTTGCAAGCGTGTAATATATGCATCAATGGAGTCGTTGTCCTGCatctgtttgtaaaacttgtaccGGGCAAAGATCGGATTTAACTTTGGCTGCACGAAACGTTCATAATATGTTTTATCTTCTTTGCATTTTCTGGTGAAATGTCTTTCCACGTGCTGTGAATGTCACGTCCTCTGTCACCAATCCACAATAAGAAATATGATACATGTTCTTCCTCTGATTTGTTCTTCAACGGTCCACTAAACATGAGTTTCACAAAACTTTTGTGTGTAGAATTTACCTGaagtatttttaaaaatgtatcacttTGTTTAAATTACATGCACACTGCTGTTGGTATGAACATGAAAACAACCATgccttttgaaaaatatacttGCCTGTTAGTACATGCATTGAAGGGTTAAATAAATCAGATTACAAGACTGAATCAAATAAAATTTGATGGACTGTTTATGGATTTTTAAAACAGTACCGGTAATTGCTGCAATGATCATCATATAAAAAAGTTGTGTCACAATGTGGGGTTACTtacttgtagatgttgatgttaCTTCAATTTATTACTGAAGGCATTCACATGTAAAACATAGCAGTTTGAcgtaaaaacatacaataaatttatttataaagtattttaatttttagctcggctgtgttcggagaaaacccgaggtattgtcatagccagctcgtcgtccaccgtccgccatgctaaatctttaacattggctctaaaatcaaagtgcttccacctacaactctgaaccttcatatgtagatgcaccttgatgagttctacacgccacaccaatttttgggtctctaagtcaaaggtcaaggtcactgtgacctcgaacaaaaaaaaaattctgacaagcttttatttattcaaaactgcacccgcaaccgagtgttggcacctgttatgccgtgctcttgttCAAGTTTATTTCGATTCAATAGTCTTATTttgatttcacaaaataaaaaacataattttgcaataaattacctgtttgtatatttatattgcaCTGATCAATATACTGTACAGATGGCTGTTGACTTCGGTGGTCCCAGAAAGGAGTTCTTCCAGTTTGTACTAGCGGCAATCAAGGAAAAGTACTTTGATAATGGACTTCGTGAACACTTGATAGAAGACTATCTTACAATAGGCAAGCTTTTGGGTAAGTGCTTTATTTTGCAATGTTTAGAAAATATTGGtgctatatttaaataatgtcttttaaccttttaccacttagatacgtacttccacgcatttgtagtcccttagaatgttatatttaatttaagatatCTTTACTAGATTCAAGATCTTAAGGCTTCATTTACAAACCTTGGATACTGAAGGGCCCTCGTTTtaccgtttttggggccgaaatttggccccattccccctgtaaaatagtatactttttccccctttttCTGCTAAAAATCCCCCCTccaaattttgttgttgttgtttttacttttatacctatgttgccagctggtatcgtgctattaacctttgattaaatgtatattaatgttaattacgtataaatatagcaattttaagtgttgaatggttggtgaaaatatctttttaagttccccttttcgcccaaaacgacgcgaaattttCCCCTCTAAGGGCCCCAGCCCCAAATcacccaaagtgtagcaaggtcccagtactgatgagcagcaaacagcataaaacctgaacatactgtgagttacttggaggctgttctggttttatgctgtttgcacatagccattttcactttgcttttaagttgGATAGGATTAACCTTCAATCTCACATGAGAGATAGATAGGTATTCTTTGTTTCCTTcacaaagattgttcaaattcaAATTAAGCATCTTGTATCTAAATTGGTCCCCGCCCCCCGGTATTTCATCGGTATAAAGCAGCCACCTGTGAATTGTTAAATTACCTTTCTTGAATTCAATCATAAATATTGAATGTGGTAAGTATTTTACTTAGGTTATTAAGTCATTAATTATTCAACTTTTGTATATTCAGGTTTGAGCATTTTACAGAATGGAAAAATTCCTGTATTCATCATTGAGTTTGATGAGCACATTTTTTCCATGGCACAGCCATCTGACTGCATTAGAAATCTTCGGGCTGGTTAAGATTGGCTTGGAATATATACTGTAAGTACCATGTTACATCTGTTATGCTGTACCCCTAAATATGGGTAATGGAGTAGCTTTTTGAATTGTATCTGTGTCTTTCAACTGTCATTACTGTCTGTGCTAATGAAAACTGTAAGAAACTTGTGTTGTGGAATTATTGAGTATTTTGAAAATACTTTGTAGA
Encoded here:
- the LOC127834897 gene encoding uncharacterized protein LOC127834897 translates to MWVGLKKIQFSCLDDETQVYTKITTEFPKLQSCGGVELLRSMSNCRMLQVIDGKWDVETLKSSVGSQCNIYIRPIQKSISVEIDTEESKNQIQEMCYICLKNICLVDLRHHIEECGLMNPVHCLEECQDNSTCVAVTEPVTVTVLNMHHESIDYVPNMVYDSETFYQTDENIIPALDLQNENVVIQSDDNNSSTLDLQTRSINSIVAFAVEELVSKKIDNPVEMLRFLQSVVVTGRKLDIDSSTDSIDGETNFINIDRQNILETAMDEIKAIANPRLTLEVQFYGEMAVDFGGPRKEFFQFVLAAIKEKYFDNGLREHLIEDYLTIGKLLGLSILQNGKIPVFIIEFDEHIFSMAQPSDCIRNLRAG